Proteins from a single region of Theobroma cacao cultivar B97-61/B2 chromosome 10, Criollo_cocoa_genome_V2, whole genome shotgun sequence:
- the LOC18586741 gene encoding uncharacterized protein LOC18586741: MEKEKESERVEEIQHFSHPHSLVVFNDEEQSEKSKEAHCSACLELLLGCPSFGCGECKFYLHKKCAEAPSKISGSPFHRKHPTLTLRLSSISCDLCKQTRKMFKYCCTSCSAALDIKCALLLHNMVEDFREFKYIGHEHPLTFFENLKDELKRVDCHWCQKPVIDSVYVCLNCRFYLHKQCVRLPTQLYHPCHRKHLLYLEDDHLVCRLCQWGHWSLFYQCLPCKLDIDIECVRSRPGSIIEYNSDHEHSFTLLVRNDPFICDACGTEGNYFSRICSTCHIMIHEKCISLPRIIKITRHHHYIFHNYFFQKQDLESHGCGICLSEVKIEYGSYKCFKQDCNYVVHVNCALEMEMYDIIDQVNDEDEESIENLAVNSSITCVIEMNQEGEAAKVKHFSHDHDLTLGNKIKEDDDQRCDACMLSISTSFYYCSQCNFLLHKTCAELPRKKHHWFHRSLTTLNLVDIYKCDRCMRLCSGFVYKDDKGYAFCLRCAGTSHTLICQGHEHFLFFDFKFRGQCSGCGATCENGGYKCKDCSTFALDVACITLPQATRYKGDKHFLKLSFHDELDDPEQYYCDICEEKRNPNYWFYHCTVCNNSAHPKCALGRYPYMKIKRGITFPYHHHLHYHPLFFVKKSYDTCSYCHQLCQDVALECTVCTPNLTIHYDCWDRYTHRVC, translated from the coding sequence aTGGAGAAGGAGAAAGAGAGTGAGAGAGTTGAGGAAATTCAACATTTTAGCCATCCACATTCCTTGGTAGTGTTCAATGATGAAGAGCAGAGtgaaaaaagtaaagaagctCATTGCTCGGCATGTTTGGAATTGTTATTGGGCTGCCCAAGTTTTGGCTGTGGAGAATGCAAGTTTTACCTCCACAAAAAATGTGCCGAGGCACCCTCCAAAATTAGTGGTTCCCCTTTTCATCGTAAGCATCCTACTCTTACTCTTAGGTTGTCCTCCATTAGTTGCGATTTGTGCAAGCAAACACgtaaaatgtttaaatattgTTGCACTTCTTGCTCTGCTGCCCTTGACATCAAATGTGCTTTACTATTGCATAACATGGTTGAAGATTTTCGTGAGTTCAAATATATTGGTCATGAACATCCATTGACCTTCTttgaaaatctcaaagatGAACTCAAAAGAGTCGATTGTCACTGGTGTCAAAAACCTGTGATAGATTCCGTgtatgtttgtcttaattgtAGATTTTACCTTCATAAGCAATGTGTTCGGTTACCCACTCAACTTTATCACCCTTGTCATCGCAAACACCTTCTTTATCTTGAAGATGATCACCTTGTTTGTAGGCTATGCCAGTGGGGCCATTGGAGTTTGTTTTATCAATGTCTTCCTTGTAAGCTTGATATTGACATTGAATGCGTTCGGTCAAGGCCAGGGTCTATTATTGAATATAATAGTGATCATGAGCATTCATTCACTCTACTTGTAAGGAATGATCCGTTCATTTGTGATGCATGTGGTACTGAGGGAAATTATTTTTCCCGTATATGTTCTACATGCCACATTATGATCCATGAAAAATGTATTTCACTGCCACGCATCATCAAAATCACACGGCATcatcattatatttttcacAACTATTTCTTTCAGAAACAAGATCTTGAAAGTCATGGTTGTGGAATTTGTCTTAGTGAAGTGAAAATAGAGTATGGCAGTTACAAGTGTTTCAAGCAAGATTGCAATTATGTTGTCCATGTGAATTGTGCGTTGGAGATGGAGATGTATGATATAATTGATCAAGTaaatgatgaagatgaagagtCTATTGAAAATTTAGCTGTGAATTCTTCCATCACTTGTGTCATTGAAATGAACCAAGAAGGAGAAGCCGCAAAGGTAAAACACTTTAGCCATGATCATGACTTAACATTAGGCAACAAGATCAAGGAAGATGATGATCAACGTTGTGATGCGTGCATGCTATCCATCTCAACTTCCTTTTACTACTGTTCACAATGCAACTTCCTTCTCCATAAAACCTGTGCTGAATTACCCAGGAAAAAGCATCATTGGTTTCATCGATCTCTCACCACTCTCAATTTAGTGGACATTTACAAATGTGATCGGTGTATGCGTCTCTGCAGTGGTTTTGTTTACAAGGATGACAAAGGATATGCATTCTGTCTAAGGTGTGCTGGAACTTCTCATACTCTAATATGTCAAGGACACgaacactttctcttttttgattttaaattcagGGGGCAATGCAGCGGTTGTGGTGCCACTTGCGAAAATGGTGGATACAAATGTAAAGATTGCAGTACTTTTGCTTTGGATGTTGCTTGCATTACACTACCACAAGCAACTCGCTACAAGGGTgataaacattttttaaaacttagtTTTCATGATGAGCTTGATGATCCAGAACAATATTACTGTGACATatgtgaagaaaaaagaaatccaAACTATTGGTTTTATCATTGTACAGTTTGCAATAACTCTGCTCATCCAAAATGTGCTCTTGGAAGATATCCATATATGAAGATCAAGAGAGGGATCACTTTCCCATATCACCATCATCTACACTATCATCCTCtcttttttgtcaaaaaaagtTATGACACCTGCTCTTATTGTCATCAACTTTGTCAAGATGTAGCTCTTGAATGTACAGTTTGTACACCCAACTTAACCATCCACTACGATTGTTGGGACCGCTACACTCACCGAGTTTGTTAG
- the LOC108663616 gene encoding uncharacterized protein LOC108663616, with translation MGGYSRVFRDAISRRNGLKVPKGFFHLCDVGYTNGEGFLTPYRGQRYHLNEWRQNRTPCSKEELFNYKHSGARNVIERCFGFLKMRWAILREKSWYLVKIKCRIISGCALLHNHIRREMTHDPLEDEMDEEYMESEVMENANTIQYIETSYAWTTWRNNLAQEMWNDWIASRNET, from the exons ATGGGAGGGTACTCCAGGGTTTTTCGAGATGCAATATCTAGAAGAAATGGATTGAAAGTCCCAAAAG gTTTTTTCCACTTATGTGATGTTGGGTATACAAATGGAGAGGGATTTTTAACTCCATATAGAGGTCAGCGTtatcatttgaatgaatggAGGCAAAATCGCACTCCTTGTTCAAAAGAAGAACTGTTTAATTACAAACACTCTGGTGCTAGGAATGTTATTGAGAGATGTTTTGGATTCCTTAAGATGAGATGGGCAATACTTAGAGAGAAGTCTTGGTACCtagtgaaaataaaatgtagAATTATCTCTGGTTGTGCATTgttacacaatcacattagGAGAGAAATGACACATGATCCACTTGAGGATGAAATGGATGAAGAGTATATGGAATCAGAAgtgatggaaaatgcaaataCGATCCAATACATTGAGACATCATATGCATGGACTACTTGGAGAAATAACTTGGCACAAGAAATGTGGAATGATTGGATAGCTTCTAGAAatgaaacttaa